In a single window of the Heliangelus exortis chromosome 1, bHelExo1.hap1, whole genome shotgun sequence genome:
- the THAP5 gene encoding THAP domain-containing protein 5: MPRYCAASCCKNRGGQSAKDQRKLSFYPFPLHDKERLEKWLRNMKRDAWTPSKHQLLCSDHFTPDSLDVRWGIRYLKHTAVPTIFSSPDDKEKDSSQKTPQEVKRKDLKETNTNVESAKAFVSLELCTPKKNPVIAENVDEKAEVVCSTALDKPLQIQQLQLQNGEDFQADSIILDNSMQYIHEPNPVLMAAAVQSMEATSAYTSVEDSGGCTATVLQFTDSDYLNSSLKLNALGSITDYAIENPNSHVVGCSVGVQPTSENAVFLSTVTQSIEQFSGGEESVIAIIVPSESLEEPEIVNSSFLPNQQEFLDTEQTEIETSVNMNAYGGSEILQTEHSYCKQDIDRDHLWQKISKLHSKITMLEMQEIKTLGRLRSLEALIGQMKQENLLSEENIVENCFTTLEVTMIQ; encoded by the exons ATGCCGCGGTACTGCGCCGCGTCCTGCTGCAAGAACCGAGGGGGCCAAAGCGCCAAGGACCAGCGCAAGCTGAGCTTCTACCC atttcCACTTCATGATAAAGAGAGACTTGAGAAATGGTTGCGGAACATGAAACGAGATGCGTGGACTCCAAGCAAGCACCAGCTTCTCTGCAGTGATCATTTTACCCCTGATTCCCTCGATGTGCGATGGGGGATACGATACTTGAAGCATACAGCTGTACCaacaattttttcttccccagatgATAAG gaaaaagaTTCTTCTCAAAAGACCCCACAAGAGGTAAAGAGAAAAGACctcaaagaaacaaatacaaacGTAGAGTCAGCGAAGGCATTTGTATCACTTGAACTTTGTACACCAAAGAAAAATCCTGTAATTGCAGAAAATGTagatgaaaaagcagaagtagTTTGCTCAACTGCATTGGATAAACCTTTACAAATTCAACAACTACAGCTTCAAAATGGAGAAGACTTTCAGGCAGACAGTATCATTCTTGATAATTCTATGCAATATATACATGAGCCTAATCCTGTTTTaatggcagcagcagtgcagagcatGGAAGCTACCAGTGCTTATACTTCTGTAGAGGACTCAGGAGGTTGTACAGCTACAGTCTTGCAATTTACAGACTCTGACTACTTGAATTCATCTCTGAAACTTAATGCTTTAGGTTCAATTACTGACTATGCAATTGAAAATCCTAACTCCCATGTTGTAGGCTGTTCTGTTGGAGTACAGCCAACAagtgaaaatgcagtttttctgaGTACAGTCACACAAAGTATTGAACAGTTCAGCGGAGGTGAAGAATCTGTCATTGCTATCATTGTGCCATCTGAGAGTCTGGAAGAGCCTGAAATAGTTAACAGTTCTTTCTTGCCTAATCAGCAAGAGTTTCTTGATACAGAGCagacagaaatagaaacatCTGTGAATATGAATGCATATGGTGGAAGTGAAATATTACAAACTGAGCATTCATACTGCAAACAAGACATAGACAGAGATCACCTATGgcaaaaaatttcaaagctCCACTCTAAGATCACTATGCTTGAAatgcaggaaataaaaactcTGGGGAGACTCAGATCCTTGGAAGCTCTTATTGGACAAATGAAGCAAGAAAACCTGCTTTCTGAAGAGAATATTGTAGAAAACTGCTTTACAACACTTGAAGTGACTATGATACAGTAA
- the DNAJB9 gene encoding dnaJ homolog subfamily B member 9, whose amino-acid sequence MATTQSVFIFALCILMITELILATENYYDILGVPKNASDRQIKKAFHKLAMKYHPDKNKSPGAEAKFREIAEAYETLSDETKRREYDQFGRHGGQGNNGSPFHQSFNFNFDDLFKDFDLFSQNSRSKKHFENHFRAHREAHSRQRRSFQEFSFGGGLFDDVFENMEKMFSFSDFENVHRRAVRTDARFHGSSKHCKTVTQRRGNMVTTYTDCSGQ is encoded by the exons ATGGCCACTACACAATCTGTCTTCATATTTGCTCTCTGCATTTTAATGATAACTGAATTAATACTGGCTACAGAGAACTATTATGATATCTTAGGTGTTCCAAAAAATGCATCTGACCGCCAGATCAAGAAGGCATTTCACAAGCTGGCTATGAAATATCACCCAGACAAAAATAAGAGTCCTGGTGCAGAAGCAAAATTTAGAGAAATTGCTGAAG cATATGAAACATTATCAGATGAGACTAAACGAAGAGAATATGATCAGTTTGGCCGTCACGGAGGACAAGGAAATAATGGGAGCCCATTCCATCAGTCATTTAATTTCAACTTTGACGATCTGTTCAAAGACTTTGACCTCTTCAGTCAAAACTCAAGGTCaaaaaagcactttgaaaatCACTTCCGAGCTCACCGGGAAGCTCACAGTCGGCAAAGACGGTCTTTCCAGGAGTTCTCCTTTGGAGGTGGACTGTTTGATGATGTTtttgaaaatatggaaaaaatgttctcatttaGTGACTTTGAAAACGTTCACCGTCGTGCGGTGCGAACTGATGCCAGGTTTCATGGGTCCAGCAAGCACTGTAAGACTGTCACTCAGAGACGAGGAAACATGGTTACCACTTATACAGACTGTTCTGgacagtaa